The DNA window CTGACGGACTACGTCAAGCCGCTGGCGGTTCGCCTGGTGTTGCAGCTGGCTGTCGTGGTCGCGTTGCTGGTCTATTTACTGTACGGAACAATCGTAGTGTGGGGTGCTTAAATGAAACTGCCAGTCAGAGAGTTTGATGCCGTCGTAATCGGCGCCGGCGGTGCGGGCATGCGTGCCGCGCTGCAAATTTCCCAAGCGGGCTCGACCTGTGCCCTGCTGTCCAAAGTTTTCCCGACCCGTTCCCATACCGTGTCTGCACAGGGCGGCATCACCGTCGCGCTGGGCAACAGCCACGAGGACAACTGGGAATGGCATATGTACGACACGGTGAAAGGTTCCGACTATATCGGTGACCAGGACGCCATCGAATATATGTGTAAAACCGGCCCGGAAGCGATTCTGGAACTGGAACACATGGGTCTGCCGTTCTCTCGTCTGGACGACGGTCGCATCTATCAGCGCCCGTTCGGCGGCCAGTCGCTGAACTTCGGCGGCGAGCAGGCGGCGCGTACCGCAGCCGCAGCCGACCGTACCGGCCATGCGCTGCTGCACACCCTGTACCAACAGAACCTGAAAAACCACACCACTATCTTCTCCGAGTGGTATGCGCTTGATCTGGTGAAAAACCAGGACGGCGCGGTGGTCGGCACCACGGCTATCTGCATCGAAACCGGTGAAGTGGTTTACTTCAAAGCCAAGGCCACCGTGTTGGCGACCGGCGGCGCAGGCCGTATTTACCAGTCCACCACCAACGCCCACATCAACACCGGCGACGGTGTCGGCATGGCGCTGCGCGCCGGCGTGCCGGTACAGGACATGGAAATGTGGCAGTTCCACCCGACCGGCATCGCCGGCGCGGGCGTGCTGGTGACCGAGGGTTGCCGCGGCGAAGGCGGTTACCTGCTGAACAAACACGGCGAGCGCTTCATGGAGCGTTATGCGCCGAATGCCAAAGATCTGGCGGGCCGCGACGTGGTTGCCCGTTCGATCATGATCGAAATCCGCGAAGGCCGCGGCTGTGACGGTCCTTGGGGCCCGCACGCCAAGCTGAAGCTGGATCACCTGGGTAAAGAGGTGCTGGAATCCCGTCTGCCGGGCATTCTGGAACTGTCCCGCACCTTCGCGCACGTCGATCCGGTGAAAGAGCCGATCCCGGTTATCCCAACCTGTCACTATATGATGGGCGGCATTCCGACCAAGGTGACCGGCCAGGCGCTGACCGTGAACGAGAAAGGCGAAGACGTGGTGATCCCGGGGCTGTTCGCCGTGGGCGAAATCGCCTGCGTATCGGTGCACGGCGCCAACCGTCTGGGCGGCAACTCGCTGCTCGACCTGGTGGTGTTCGGCCGTTCCGCCGGTATGCACCTGCAGGAATCGCTGGAAGAGCAGGGCGTGAGCCGTGACGCCAGCGACTCCGACGTGGAAGCCTCGCTGGACCGTCTGAACCGTTGGAACAACACCCGTTCCGGCGAAGACCCGGTTGAAATTCGCAAAGCGCTGCAGTCTTGCATGCAGCACAACTTCTCGGTATTCCGCGAAGGCGATGCGATGGCCAAGGGCCTGGAAGAACTGAAAGTGATCCGTGAACGACTGAAGAACGCACGCCTGGACGATACCTCCAGCGAGTTCAACACCCAGCGCATCGAGTGTCTGGAGTTGGATAACCTGATGGAGACTGCGTATTCCACCGCCGTGTCGGCCAACTTCCGTACCGAGAGCCGTGGCGCACACAGCCGCTTCGACTACCCGGAACGCGATGACGCCAACTGGCTGTGCCATTCGCTGTATCTGCCGCAATCGGAAAGCATGACGCGCCGCGAAGTGAACATGCAACCGAAGCTGCGCCCGGCATTCCCGCCGAAAGTGCGTTCTTACTAATTGCGGAGATCGACAGATGAAACTCGAATTTTCCATTTATCGCTACAATCCGGATGTCGACGACGCCCCGCACATGCAGGACTACACCCTGGAAGCGGAAGAAGGCCGTGACATGATGCTGCTGGATGCGTTGATCCAGCTGAAAGAAAAAGACCCGACCCTGTCGTTCCGTCGCTCATGCCGCGAAGGCGTGTGCGGTTCCGACGGCCTGAACATGAACGGTAAAAACGGCCTGGCGTGCATCACCCCGGTTTCGTCGCTGCGTAAAGGCAACGGCAAGATCGTGATCCGTCCGCTGCCGGGCCTGCCGGTGGTGCGCGATCTGGTGGTGGATATGGGCCAGTTCTATACCCAGTATGAAAAGATCAAGCCTTACCTGCTGAACGACGGCAAGAACCCGCCGGCGCGCGAGCACTTGCAGTCGCCGGAGCAGCGCGCCAAGCTGGACGGTCTGTACGAGTGCATTCTGTGCGCCTGCTGCTCGACCTCTTGCCCATCGTTCTGGTGGAACCCGGACAAGTTCATCGGCCCGGCCGGTCTGCTGGCGGCGTATCGCTTCCTGATCGACAGCCGTGACACGGAAACGCAAGAACGTTTAGATGATCTGGACGACGCTTTTAGTGTTTTCCGCTGCCATAGCATTATGAATTGTGTCAGTGTATGTCCTAAAGGCTTGAACCCGACGCGTGCTATCGGGCATATCAAGTCCATGCTGCTGCAACGCGGCGCATAAACGGAATGAGATGCTGCGCCGGGCTCTTTTCCGGCGCACGTCCCATAGGGGAGGGAACCTCTAAAAACTGACCCGCGGCTGCGGCGCTATGCAGCCTGGTTCTTCCGCCGGTTTTTAGAGGTTCCTTGTAAGGGACCGCAAGGTCCATAACAGAACGTATCGGGCCGTCATGGCCGCAAGTACGTCGAGTGAACCGTTTTACGGCAAACCGTATTCATCACGGTAATTATGTTAACCACGGCGAAAACTAAAGCTTCAAAGCTTAAGGGATCATGATGCAGAACGGCGCAATGAAGGCCTGGCTGGATTCCTCCTATCTGGCGGGCGCGAACCAGTCTTACATAGAGCAGCTCTATGAAGACTTCTTAACCGATCCGGGTTCCGTTGAAGATAGCTGGCGTTCCATTTTTCAACAGCTACCAACCGCGGGTGTCAAACCCGATCAGCTTCACTCTCAAACGCGCGATTACTTCCGCCGCCTGGCGAAAGACTCCGCGCGCTACAACACCACCATCACCGATCCGGAAACCGACGCCAAACAGGTCAAGGTACTGCAGCTGATCAACGCCTTCCGCTTCCGCGGGCATCAGCATGCCAACCTCGATCCGCTTGGCCTGTGGCAGCGCGAGCAAGTTCCTGACCTTGATCCCGCTTACCACAACCTGACCGAAGCCGATTTCCAGGAAACCTTCAACGTGGGCTCTTTCGCCATCGGCAAAGAAACCATGAAGCTGGGCGATCTGTACGCTGCGCTGAAGCAGACCTACTGCGGTTCGATCGGTGCGGAATACATGCACATCACCAACACCGAAGAGAAACGCTGGATCCAGCAGCGCATCGAGTCGGTGGTGGGGCGCGCCAGCTTTACCGCCGACGAAAAACGCCGTTTCCTGA is part of the Serratia surfactantfaciens genome and encodes:
- a CDS encoding succinate dehydrogenase iron-sulfur subunit, with product MKLEFSIYRYNPDVDDAPHMQDYTLEAEEGRDMMLLDALIQLKEKDPTLSFRRSCREGVCGSDGLNMNGKNGLACITPVSSLRKGNGKIVIRPLPGLPVVRDLVVDMGQFYTQYEKIKPYLLNDGKNPPAREHLQSPEQRAKLDGLYECILCACCSTSCPSFWWNPDKFIGPAGLLAAYRFLIDSRDTETQERLDDLDDAFSVFRCHSIMNCVSVCPKGLNPTRAIGHIKSMLLQRGA
- the sdhA gene encoding succinate dehydrogenase flavoprotein subunit; this encodes MKLPVREFDAVVIGAGGAGMRAALQISQAGSTCALLSKVFPTRSHTVSAQGGITVALGNSHEDNWEWHMYDTVKGSDYIGDQDAIEYMCKTGPEAILELEHMGLPFSRLDDGRIYQRPFGGQSLNFGGEQAARTAAAADRTGHALLHTLYQQNLKNHTTIFSEWYALDLVKNQDGAVVGTTAICIETGEVVYFKAKATVLATGGAGRIYQSTTNAHINTGDGVGMALRAGVPVQDMEMWQFHPTGIAGAGVLVTEGCRGEGGYLLNKHGERFMERYAPNAKDLAGRDVVARSIMIEIREGRGCDGPWGPHAKLKLDHLGKEVLESRLPGILELSRTFAHVDPVKEPIPVIPTCHYMMGGIPTKVTGQALTVNEKGEDVVIPGLFAVGEIACVSVHGANRLGGNSLLDLVVFGRSAGMHLQESLEEQGVSRDASDSDVEASLDRLNRWNNTRSGEDPVEIRKALQSCMQHNFSVFREGDAMAKGLEELKVIRERLKNARLDDTSSEFNTQRIECLELDNLMETAYSTAVSANFRTESRGAHSRFDYPERDDANWLCHSLYLPQSESMTRREVNMQPKLRPAFPPKVRSY